The genomic window GAATCATGCGCAGTTCTTCTTGCAAAGTGACTTTAAGCACTGGAACAAGGGGCTCTTCCAATTGACTTGGTAACGTTATCTTTAATTGATCATTCGTTTGTGCCCACTCTAATGCTTGTGTAGTTCCATCCTCAATGACGTCGGAAACAGAAGAGGCGAGGCCAGGCAAAGTGATTATCGTGCCTTTGGCAGCATCGGTCACGTAAAGGTAAAGGTGATGTCCGTTAACCATGACGTGCCCCCAGTCTTGGGCTGGGAATTTTGTTGCTTCATTGCCGTTGACAATCTCTGGGTGGCGTTTAATCCATTCGCCGATGGAGCGGAGGATGTCGGCTTCAAATTCAACGATTGATCCATCTCCGCGCGGCCGATATTGAGCAAATAATTGCCACCATTTGAGCGCACTTGAATGAGGTAGTTGATCAATTCATTCAGTTTTTCTGAAAAATCAACGTGCTTTTGCCAACTGCGGTATCCCCACGTAGCGTTGTAAATCGATGCCGGTGTTTGCCAGGCACCGTCAAGGTTCACCTGAGGCACTTCATTATCTCCTAGAGTGCGGAAATCGCCAATGTTGTTCCAAATTCTGCTGTTGATCGTTGCCTCGGGCTGGTACTTATAGACGAGAGAAGCGAAAGTTTTACTTTGCTCAAGCGTCGGCGTTCCCATATCAAACCAAACTTCGACAAGAGGACCGTATTGCGTTAACAGCTCCTGAAGCTGCTCCTTTATCACCTCTTCAATCGACTCTGGGATGGTATTGCAATTGTCGTAGTCGAATTCGTGACCTTGGTGCCAGTCGACGAGGGAATAATACAGCCCCAGCTTAAGCCCTTGTTTTTGACACTCCTCTGCTAATAATTGAAGTGCATCTTGTCCAAAAGGGGTCATATCTGCAAGGTTGTAGTTGGTCGTTTTTGTTTTAAACATACTAAAACCGTCGTGGTGCTTCGTTGTGAAGACGATGTATTTCATTCCGGCATCTTTAGCGAGTTGACAAATGGCTTTTGGGTCAAATTTTTCGGCAGAGAATTGCTTTGCAACTTCAAGGTAGTCCTCTTCAGGAATATCCGCCCACATTTGAATTTGTTCACTGTAACCTTTCGTGACTGGCTCGCCATTCCAATTACCGCCAAGCTCTGAATACAAGCCCCAATGAATAAACATGGCGTAGTTCAGCTTTTCCCAATTTGCGATTCGCTCATCAGAACTCCAATCATCCCGGCCGTGAATGCCTGTATACATTTGACTGCTATTTTTTAATTCCATTCAAATTCCCTCTTTTCTAAAAGTCATTTTGTTGTACAGCAAAGGAAAAGGCTGCTGCGTATTTTTTCAGAAAGAATGCTTTACGGTGGTATTGATCATCAGAAAGAGTACTTCACGTCTTAGTATAGGTGTTTTCCCAAGGGAGTCTACTAGATTTCGCAATAAGCTAGCTTCCTTCTCGCACGGCCATTTTCCTTAAGTCTTCACTGATCTTAGGGTGGAGCTTGTCTAAATTATAAAAATATAGTAAGAGCAAGATGAACAGACTAAAGATGATGGGAGCATAAATAAATAAAAACTCGATCATGCTGTAAACATTGTCAGGCTGTTCAGAAACGTTACCGCTAACATAACCAGCAAGACCTAATAACCAGCCAATACCACCAGAAGCAACTCCGCCTCCTAAAACCGTACTAAACGTTCCCCCACTATAGACAAGTCCGTCATTTCGAATTCCTTTTTTCCATTCCCCATAGTCAATTGTATCTGCAAGCATGGCGTATGCGCTACCTAAAAGTGGTGCAAAGCCGATACTGCGAATGAGAGAGCCGGTAAAGATAATGACTAGATTTTGTGAATCGAACGTCATCAATACACTGCCAACGATTAAGAGAATTAAGCCTGATGCAATTGTTTTTCGTCTCCCGAACTTTTTTATGATCAAGGGTGTTAAAAAGAACCCCGCAAGAAGTGGGAGTGTAAAAAATAGATTGAGCGGACCTACGAGATTCGGGTCATCTAAAATGTAGTCGGCATAGTAGACGCCAGCACCTTGAAATATGCCTAAGACAGACCAACCTAGCAGCATGATCGCAAGCAAAATCAGCCAGTATTTGTTCGTGAAAAGTACATAGAAAGAAGCCTCGGCAGAAGGTTTAGCCTTATTTGTTTTTTCGCGGACGGGTTGGACTCTTTCTTTTGTAAAGAAAAATGTCACACTAAAAACAATCACTAAAAGGATCGCATAAATAGTCATGACGAGCTGCCAGCTTCTCGGTTCGCCGCCTAGCCAGTTAACAAAAGGAAGGGTTACCGCTGAAATAACCATCATAACACTAAAATAAGATATCATCCGTAAAATGTTTAGATGATTTCGCTGTGTCGGATCTTGAGTAATTAATGCCCCAAGAGTACCATAAGGAATATTACTTGCAGTGTAAACTAAAAAGTAAATATTGTGGGAGACTAGAGCAAAAAGCAAAATAGTTGTCTGGTCCCATGATGGTGACGCGCTAAAAACGAGAATAAGGGACAGGCCAAAAGGAATCATCGTCCATAAAATCCACGGTCGAGCCCGTCCGTGCTTACTATTCGTCCGATCGACGATATAGCCCATGATAATATTTGTAATGGCATCAAAAAAACGTGTAAAAAACAAAATTGTTCCTAATAATGCAGCGGAGACGCCGATCACGTCGGTATAATAATACATGGCAAAGCTAGCAATGGTGACACCGGCAATTCCGGTGGCCCCGTCTCCGAGGCCATAAGCGACCTGCTCTTTAAACGACACTTTCCCATGCGCGTCTTCACTCGCATGAATGTGTTCTTTAGGCATGCGTGACATTGCAAACCATCCCTTTCTTACACATGATGTATTAAAAGCGCCTTCATAAAACGTTTTCTATGAAAAGTAGCAAGGGGATAACGACAAGGTATGCACTTCGGCTAGCAGCACGTTACTTAAGGTGAACGTCTTTCTTACATAGCAGTGCGCCCGTTCGCGATTAAATGAATGCTTTGGCTTTAAAAGTCATAATGCGAAGTGTAGACAATGTCATAAAAGACTTGTCTACACTTTTTATACAGAAAGAAAACGATTTCAATATTTGCTTAATTGGTCATCGTTGGGTTATCCGATGCGGTATTGTTTCAAGACTTCGTCGGTCAATTTACAACCGAGACCAGCTTCTTGCGGTAAAGTATAATAACCATCGATGACTTTGATCGGATCTTCCCAAATGTTCGCTAGCGATTCGTAACAATTTTCCACCATTGGGACGTTTGATGACGCAGCAGCTAATTGGACGTGAAGTTTTTGCTGCACATTCGTATGAGGAATCACCTCTAAGTCGTAGCAGCGAGCTAAGGCACAGACATCTAACCACTCATCAATGCCAGAGAGCTTTGTTGCATCTGCTTGAACGATATCGACGGCACCAGCTTCAATATAGTCACGGAAATCGTATTTCGTATAAATCGTTTCTCCGACAGCGATCGGAATATCAGTTGCTTGCGCAAGTGCAGCATGATCGCGTTTATTAAAAGGATTCATTGGTTCTTCCAGCCAATAAATATCGAACTCTTCAAGTCTCTTGCTCCATGTTTTTGCTGTTTTAAGGTCCCAGACAGTGTTGACGTCGACCATTAACTTAATATGCTCTGGAATAGCTGTCCTGACTGCCTTTACTCTTTTGTAGTCTTCGCGAGGGTCAGGTCGCCCTAGCTTCATTTTGACAGCGTCAAAGCCGCGATCAATCAGCTTAGTCATATCCGTGATCAGTTCTTCGGTCGTCGCGCCTAGCCAGCCTCCATCTGTGTTATAGGCTTTAACTTTATCTTTGACAGGGCCGAGGTATTTCCAAAGAGGCATGTTAGCTACTTTCAAACGAATGTCCCAGAGGGCAAGGTTAATCGCACAAAGCCCAGCACGAGACACACCTACCTGACCGATAAAGTGATTCGTGTAATGCAGTTCATTTAAAATCGTTTGCTGCATCATTGGGTCTTTACCACGTAAAAGTGGTGCGTAGCAATCGTCAATGGTTGCCTGAACGGCTCTAGTGCCTTTTGTATAATTCCAGTTAAATCCCCAGCCGGAGATGCCTTCATTCGTATCAAGACGAACTGCAACAAATTCGACAGAGTCTAGCTTTGTCTGCGAGTCAGTAATCGCTTTTTGTCCTAAGGGGATATCCAATAAATAGGTCTCAATATTTGTGATTTTCACCAATTTTCTCTCCTTTTAAAAAAATGAAAGCGCATCCAATGTTTTAAACCCTTGCTTCTTAACCGTTTTTCTCCAGATATGCCGTAGTTCTTTATTCGAGGATATGATACGGTTAATGTGAACTACTCACCACTTAGCCTTCGCTTGAAGTGGGAGCTTCTCACTTCCACGACGAAAGCAACCTTTCGTCTCCATGAGCGTTACTTCGGGAAGTTCCTGCCCTAGATGTCCGACGATTCGGAGTTTCTTTCGTACCTTGGATATTTTACGCATGGAAGAATTCGCTTGGTTTTCGCATGATTAGGTTCTCCATGCAACCTCATATATCCAGTTTTCAAAGAACACTTCATACTCTTATGGTAACATACGTTCGGTCAATTAGTACGACTAAAGACGTACTTGACCGAAAAACAATTCATCTCCATCTTATCGCTGGGATGTCACCCTTCACACGCTTGAAGATGGAGACTTCTTGGCAAAAACGTTAAAATATTCTATCATGAAATTTAAAGCAATATAATGTGTTATATCAGCAAAAAAATACCTTATTTTAAGGTGATGAAGGTAGAGGCGTTAACCATTGAAGCCAATTCATAAGCCGTTAAACCCAGAGGGGAAGCTGCCTTTTTTGCTTACGTATCATCATGCAAAGGGGCAAGAGGAAGAATGGCCTGATCATGTTCATGAATGGTGTGAGCTCGTTTACATTCACGAAGGAGAGGCGACATTTATCATTGATCAGCATGTCATGCGAATCAAGAAAGGTGACTTGATCTTTGTTCCGCCCAACGTCATTCATCGAACAAGGGTAGAGCCTGATGACTTGTTAACATCGTCTGCATTATACTTTATGCCGACGTTTTCACAACAAGAGGTGATCAACCATATCATTTTAGTTGACTTGTTTATTCGAGCTAAAAGGAGAAAAGTGTTTCGCTATTCGTTACAAAGAGAAGAACAGAAAGTGATCGAGTCGTATTTGTTTACTATGAATGAAGAGATTCGACATATGAGACATTTTTGGGAAGAAGCAACGTCAGCCCAAATCATACAACTCATGATTCAATTGCATCGTTGGATTGATACGCTCCATTCTGGCGCAGAGAGCACACCGAAAGATTTATTGTGGTTAAAAGCCGTGTTTGCGTATATGGACGATCATTTGCATGAGCCGATACGTTTAGAGGAGTTAGCGCAACAGGCTTGCATCAGTCCCGTGTATTTCAGCAAAAAATTCAAGCAAACGGTTGGAATAACGGTCAGTGAGTTTCTAGTAAAAAAGCGGGTATTAAAAGCGAAGGAGTTATTGCGCGATTCAAATGAGAGCATACAAACAATTGCTGAAATGTCAGGACATCATAGCATGCCTTATTTTTATCGCACTTTTAAGAAGCAGGTAGGGGAGACACCAGCAAAGTATCGAAAAAATGGTGCACATATGATGCAAAATTAACAGGGGTCAGCCTGTTGACAAACGCTCGCATCCGTCGTTACAAGGCTCACTCGTCCGCTCATGAACTGAAGGTTCTATTCGCGTCTTCGCTCCGCCTTTGTGCCTAGGCTGCCAAGCGTTTTCAAGCTAGGCTGAAAGACAGGAACGAGCATATATTAACAAGCATGTATCAGCGGTTAAAAAGACGGTGTCTTCACTCTAAAACCATCAAAAAAAGATGGTTTATTTTTTGTTTTTTTGAAGCACTTTTGAACTTGAGTATGCTCCTTGTTAAGGCGTCTTGTAAAAAGAGCGCGCAAATGATTGAGGTGCTCTACTTAATCAGGGGAGTTCAGACGCTGTGAATCAAACTGGGATAGGTTTCCTTGATCAGTGTGAGTATTTTGCGGTGTCGTGACTGAATTGGACAGTCTGTATTCCATTGGAGTTTGCTGTTCATACCTTTTAAATAGTTTTCCAAAGTAGCTTTGTTCAGTAAATCCGGTTTTTTCAGCAATCTCACCAATCGTTTTGTTTGTTTTTGTTAAGAGGTATTTGGCTTGATTGATGCGAAACTTTTGCAAGTATTCAATCACTGTATATCCTGTCGTTCTCTTAAACAGGCGGGAAAAATAAAAGGGGCTTAACATCATTTCTTTAGCGATGTCTTCGAGCTTTAAAGGCTCAGCAAAATGGTGCTCAATATAGTAAATGGCATGCTGAATTGGATCAGGATATGAAGGCGTTT from Litoribacterium kuwaitense includes these protein-coding regions:
- a CDS encoding MFS transporter, yielding MSRMPKEHIHASEDAHGKVSFKEQVAYGLGDGATGIAGVTIASFAMYYYTDVIGVSAALLGTILFFTRFFDAITNIIMGYIVDRTNSKHGRARPWILWTMIPFGLSLILVFSASPSWDQTTILLFALVSHNIYFLVYTASNIPYGTLGALITQDPTQRNHLNILRMISYFSVMMVISAVTLPFVNWLGGEPRSWQLVMTIYAILLVIVFSVTFFFTKERVQPVREKTNKAKPSAEASFYVLFTNKYWLILLAIMLLGWSVLGIFQGAGVYYADYILDDPNLVGPLNLFFTLPLLAGFFLTPLIIKKFGRRKTIASGLILLIVGSVLMTFDSQNLVIIFTGSLIRSIGFAPLLGSAYAMLADTIDYGEWKKGIRNDGLVYSGGTFSTVLGGGVASGGIGWLLGLAGYVSGNVSEQPDNVYSMIEFLFIYAPIIFSLFILLLLYFYNLDKLHPKISEDLRKMAVREGS
- a CDS encoding alpha-L-fucosidase — its product is MELKNSSQMYTGIHGRDDWSSDERIANWEKLNYAMFIHWGLYSELGGNWNGEPVTKGYSEQIQMWADIPEEDYLEVAKQFSAEKFDPKAICQLAKDAGMKYIVFTTKHHDGFSMFKTKTTNYNLADMTPFGQDALQLLAEECQKQGLKLGLYYSLVDWHQGHEFDYDNCNTIPESIEEVIKEQLQELLTQYGPLVEVWFDMGTPTLEQSKTFASLVYKYQPEATINSRIWNNIGDFRTLGDNEVPQVNLDGAWQTPASIYNATWGYRSWQKHVDFSEKLNELINYLIQVRSNGGNYLLNIGRAEMDQSLNLKPTSSAPSANGLNATQRLSTAMKQQNSQPKTGGTSWLTDITFTFT
- a CDS encoding helix-turn-helix transcriptional regulator, translated to MKPIHKPLNPEGKLPFLLTYHHAKGQEEEWPDHVHEWCELVYIHEGEATFIIDQHVMRIKKGDLIFVPPNVIHRTRVEPDDLLTSSALYFMPTFSQQEVINHIILVDLFIRAKRRKVFRYSLQREEQKVIESYLFTMNEEIRHMRHFWEEATSAQIIQLMIQLHRWIDTLHSGAESTPKDLLWLKAVFAYMDDHLHEPIRLEELAQQACISPVYFSKKFKQTVGITVSEFLVKKRVLKAKELLRDSNESIQTIAEMSGHHSMPYFYRTFKKQVGETPAKYRKNGAHMMQN
- a CDS encoding mandelate racemase/muconate lactonizing enzyme family protein — encoded protein: MKITNIETYLLDIPLGQKAITDSQTKLDSVEFVAVRLDTNEGISGWGFNWNYTKGTRAVQATIDDCYAPLLRGKDPMMQQTILNELHYTNHFIGQVGVSRAGLCAINLALWDIRLKVANMPLWKYLGPVKDKVKAYNTDGGWLGATTEELITDMTKLIDRGFDAVKMKLGRPDPREDYKRVKAVRTAIPEHIKLMVDVNTVWDLKTAKTWSKRLEEFDIYWLEEPMNPFNKRDHAALAQATDIPIAVGETIYTKYDFRDYIEAGAVDIVQADATKLSGIDEWLDVCALARCYDLEVIPHTNVQQKLHVQLAAASSNVPMVENCYESLANIWEDPIKVIDGYYTLPQEAGLGCKLTDEVLKQYRIG